A single window of Pyxidicoccus xibeiensis DNA harbors:
- a CDS encoding tetratricopeptide repeat protein produces the protein MSTTAGFLVLQLLTAQVPGPDAATLERTAAVESARLEQSPDDADALYRLGTAFLSLNKPKKAVEPLKKLVALEPELIPPKLALARALRLAGDAEAARTVLDTGIAAFPEDSTLRAERGLLARVLDENDVAISSYSVAAELAPQDAELRFNLGEALQRAGRTDDAIEAYREALKLDAKLNVARVNLGKALAEKGLNGEAKETLREATREKLGDSEAHYNLGVILMRENDLDGAIAEYQRTLAAEPKHARAHNNLGVALNEKGDPRKATEAFLKAISADPKYAEAHFNLGLAYFQLGDNVRATKSFEKALVLEPRRASGPYTQLGHLYLAQGKKKQAVAAFQKAIEKSTEDGRKTTEAYQGLARAYLGLGKADEAVATLKTAVETFPKDASARAAYGDALKAKGDLDGAIAQLEACVGLAPTVENRLALADAYAKKRVSAKAKPLYEELLKEEPGNRAAKLALADLLLAMGDYVTAEGLLKPKEGEEADTAALARLGIVHSRRGRPDLAVTELEAVVAKDPAQLEARAELGFLYLRGGDGAKAKKVLASVLAVEPRNALGLLYLGHALFQQGNAKDAEKSFRGAAQVDPNFAEPHNALGQLLEASKRMDEAKGAYETALKLQPDHEDAKAALKRMATASAPTP, from the coding sequence ATGTCGACGACCGCCGGCTTCCTGGTGCTCCAACTGCTCACCGCGCAGGTCCCCGGGCCGGACGCGGCCACCCTCGAGCGCACCGCCGCCGTGGAGAGCGCGCGCCTGGAGCAGTCCCCCGACGACGCCGACGCGCTGTACCGGCTGGGCACCGCGTTCCTGTCGCTCAACAAGCCGAAGAAGGCGGTGGAGCCGCTCAAGAAGCTGGTGGCGCTGGAGCCCGAGCTGATTCCGCCCAAGCTGGCGCTGGCCCGGGCGCTGCGGCTGGCGGGCGACGCGGAAGCCGCGCGCACCGTGCTGGACACGGGCATCGCCGCCTTCCCGGAGGACTCCACCCTGCGCGCCGAGCGGGGCCTGCTGGCGCGCGTGCTGGACGAGAACGACGTGGCCATCAGCAGCTACTCGGTGGCCGCGGAGCTGGCGCCCCAGGACGCGGAGCTGCGCTTCAACCTGGGCGAGGCCCTGCAGCGCGCCGGCCGCACGGACGACGCGATAGAGGCCTACCGCGAGGCGCTGAAGCTGGACGCCAAGCTCAACGTCGCCCGGGTGAACCTGGGCAAGGCGCTGGCGGAGAAGGGGCTCAACGGCGAGGCCAAGGAGACGCTGCGCGAGGCCACCCGCGAGAAGCTGGGCGACTCGGAAGCGCACTACAACCTGGGCGTCATCCTGATGCGGGAGAACGACCTGGACGGCGCCATCGCCGAGTACCAGCGCACCCTCGCCGCGGAGCCCAAGCACGCGCGCGCCCACAACAACCTGGGCGTGGCCCTCAACGAGAAGGGCGACCCGCGCAAGGCCACCGAGGCCTTCCTCAAGGCCATCTCCGCGGACCCGAAGTACGCGGAGGCGCACTTCAACCTGGGGCTGGCGTACTTCCAGCTCGGCGACAACGTGCGCGCCACCAAGTCCTTCGAGAAGGCGCTGGTGCTGGAGCCCCGGCGCGCCAGCGGGCCTTACACGCAGCTGGGCCACCTGTACCTGGCGCAGGGCAAGAAGAAGCAGGCGGTGGCGGCCTTCCAGAAGGCGATTGAGAAGAGCACCGAGGACGGCCGCAAGACGACCGAGGCCTACCAGGGCCTGGCGCGGGCATACCTGGGGCTGGGCAAGGCCGACGAGGCGGTGGCCACGCTGAAGACGGCGGTGGAGACCTTCCCGAAGGACGCGAGCGCCCGGGCGGCGTATGGCGACGCGCTCAAGGCCAAGGGCGACCTGGACGGGGCCATCGCGCAGCTCGAGGCGTGCGTGGGCCTGGCGCCCACCGTGGAGAACCGGCTGGCCCTGGCGGACGCGTACGCCAAGAAGCGGGTGAGCGCGAAGGCGAAGCCGCTGTACGAGGAGCTGCTCAAGGAGGAGCCGGGCAACCGCGCCGCGAAGCTCGCGCTGGCGGACCTGCTGCTGGCCATGGGCGACTACGTGACGGCCGAAGGGCTGCTGAAGCCGAAGGAAGGCGAGGAGGCCGACACGGCGGCGCTGGCGCGGCTGGGCATCGTCCACTCGCGGCGCGGACGGCCGGACCTGGCGGTGACGGAGCTGGAGGCGGTCGTGGCGAAGGACCCGGCGCAGCTGGAGGCCCGGGCCGAGCTGGGCTTCCTCTACCTGCGCGGCGGTGACGGCGCGAAGGCGAAGAAGGTGCTGGCCTCCGTGCTGGCGGTGGAGCCTCGCAACGCGCTGGGGCTGCTGTACCTGGGCCACGCGCTGTTCCAGCAGGGCAACGCGAAGGACGCGGAGAAGTCCTTCCGCGGCGCCGCGCAGGTGGACCCGAACTTCGCCGAGCCGCACAACGCGCTGGGGCAGCTGCTGGAGGCCTCGAAGCGCATGGACGAGGCGAAGGGCGCCTATGAGACGGCGCTGAAGCTGCAGCCGGACCATGAGGACGCGAAGGCGGCCCTGAAGCGGATGGCCACGGCGTCAGCTCCGACGCCGTAG
- a CDS encoding EamA family transporter, with translation MNLTRPTGPAATGVAWAALAALCIAGYHLSYKLALGEGAQPPALFATGLLVALPVLVLERSRKLGWATLRREALVRPGLVVVTGIVCTLSFALLLSALGSSGAGVVLTLRNTSIAFALGLAGLQGERLERRQLGGAVLVAVGAVLLGVPG, from the coding sequence ATGAACCTGACGCGCCCCACGGGCCCCGCGGCCACCGGCGTGGCGTGGGCCGCGCTGGCGGCGCTGTGCATCGCCGGCTATCACCTGAGCTACAAGCTGGCGCTGGGCGAGGGAGCGCAGCCGCCGGCCCTCTTCGCCACGGGGCTCCTCGTCGCGCTGCCGGTGCTCGTCCTGGAGCGAAGCCGGAAGCTCGGCTGGGCCACCCTCCGGCGCGAGGCCCTCGTCAGGCCTGGGCTCGTGGTGGTCACCGGCATCGTCTGCACGCTGTCCTTCGCGCTGCTGCTGTCGGCGCTGGGCAGCAGCGGCGCGGGCGTGGTGCTGACGCTGCGCAACACCTCCATCGCCTTCGCGCTGGGACTGGCCGGGCTGCAGGGAGAGCGCCTGGAGCGGCGGCAGCTCGGAGGCGCGGTGCTCGTCGCGGTCGGCGCGGTGCTGCTGGGCGTCCCCGGCTGA
- a CDS encoding fatty acid desaturase: MTRLDTQAPRLDLPSLGVHALWAAWLAAVVMGWSGWALPVRVGAMGVGWAVMFWNYAVLHNHMHVPIAKPRALKWLVSRTLGLACGFAYRGYFIHHFNHHRFNDGEGDWGRRHPGEGALRYCVRWALTPWLWPFDTLKKVWSACRTRGQKVELLVDFAVVDGTLLALTLWQPSLGLSLLGTLIFTQACIHYLNLAAHLGSDARERTRLAVTSTSRFYNRWFFNAGYHQAHHLKPQVPWRELPEVTKALARQEQLPAELQTDVSPINPAWAAQVAARIGESPQARPGTST, encoded by the coding sequence ATGACGCGCCTCGACACCCAGGCCCCACGGTTGGACCTCCCGAGTCTCGGCGTCCATGCGCTGTGGGCCGCCTGGCTCGCCGCGGTCGTCATGGGCTGGAGCGGCTGGGCTCTCCCGGTGCGCGTGGGCGCGATGGGGGTGGGCTGGGCGGTGATGTTCTGGAACTACGCGGTGCTCCACAACCACATGCACGTGCCCATCGCGAAGCCGCGTGCGCTCAAGTGGCTGGTGTCGCGCACGCTGGGGCTGGCGTGTGGCTTCGCGTACCGCGGCTACTTCATCCACCACTTCAACCACCACCGCTTCAACGACGGTGAAGGGGACTGGGGACGGCGACACCCGGGGGAAGGCGCGCTGCGGTACTGCGTGCGCTGGGCGCTCACGCCGTGGCTCTGGCCCTTCGACACGCTGAAGAAGGTGTGGAGCGCGTGCAGGACGCGCGGCCAGAAGGTGGAGCTGCTCGTCGACTTCGCGGTGGTGGACGGCACGCTGCTGGCGCTCACGCTCTGGCAGCCGTCGCTCGGGTTGTCGCTGCTGGGCACGCTCATCTTCACGCAGGCGTGCATCCACTACCTGAACCTCGCGGCCCACCTGGGCTCGGATGCGAGGGAGCGCACGCGGCTGGCGGTGACGTCCACCTCGCGCTTCTACAACCGCTGGTTCTTCAACGCCGGCTACCACCAGGCCCACCACCTGAAGCCGCAGGTGCCCTGGCGCGAGCTGCCCGAAGTCACCAAGGCACTCGCCCGGCAGGAACAGCTCCCCGCCGAGCTCCAGACGGACGTGTCACCCATCAACCCCGCCTGGGCCGCACAGGTAGCCGCCCGTATCGGTGAGTCGCCCCAGGCCCGTCCCGGCACGAGCACATAG
- a CDS encoding heme ABC transporter ATP-binding protein: MSLEARGIDVWRGRGRTLGPMDLTLQPGEVLAVVGPNGAGKSTLLGALAGELRCAAGDVLLEGLPLHRWPPRERARRLGVLPQESSLGFGFTALEVALLGRSPHAGRGGSGADLEAATSALEATDTRHLASRPYTTLSGGERQRVQLARVLAQLSVPPGQGSRYLLLDEPTASLDLAHQHLVLEAAGRFAREGGAVLAVLHDLNLAARHAHRLAILAQGKLVEVGPPAEVLRPELIASTFGLEVQVVEWPDVPGRWVIPAGHRPAQP; encoded by the coding sequence ATGAGCCTGGAGGCGCGTGGCATCGACGTGTGGCGCGGGCGGGGGCGGACGCTGGGGCCCATGGACCTGACGCTCCAGCCCGGTGAGGTGCTGGCCGTGGTGGGGCCGAATGGCGCCGGCAAGTCCACGCTGCTCGGAGCGCTCGCGGGAGAGCTTCGCTGCGCGGCGGGGGACGTACTGCTGGAAGGGCTCCCGCTGCACCGCTGGCCTCCCCGTGAGCGGGCCCGGCGGCTCGGCGTGCTGCCGCAGGAGTCGTCGCTCGGCTTCGGCTTCACGGCGCTGGAGGTGGCACTCCTCGGCCGCAGCCCGCATGCGGGGCGAGGCGGGAGCGGCGCGGACCTGGAGGCGGCCACCTCAGCGCTGGAGGCGACGGACACGCGGCACCTGGCGTCGCGTCCGTACACCACGCTGTCCGGAGGCGAGCGGCAGCGGGTGCAGCTCGCGCGCGTGCTGGCGCAGCTGTCGGTGCCGCCGGGGCAGGGGAGCCGCTACCTCCTGCTCGACGAGCCGACCGCGAGCCTGGACCTCGCCCATCAGCACCTCGTGCTGGAGGCGGCGGGGCGCTTCGCTCGGGAAGGGGGAGCGGTGCTCGCCGTGCTGCATGACCTGAACCTCGCTGCGCGCCATGCGCACCGGCTGGCCATCCTGGCGCAGGGGAAGCTGGTGGAGGTGGGCCCGCCCGCCGAGGTGCTTCGCCCCGAGCTCATCGCCAGCACCTTCGGGCTGGAGGTGCAGGTCGTCGAGTGGCCGGACGTGCCCGGCCGGTGGGTCATTCCGGCGGGACACCGTCCGGCTCAGCCCTGA
- a CDS encoding FecCD family ABC transporter permease, whose protein sequence is MSASGIAPVSAPFPSRERLRPPAPRPWLLLSLLLLGVALASLAVGAVRVPPLALVGHVLGLLGLKLEAGLEPVQESVLLAIRLPRVVLGVMVGAVLATCGAALQALFRNPLVEPGLLGTSSGAALGAVTAIVLDVALSSRLGSLRLLAVPGAAFAGALGATLLAQRLGTGEGRTETSRMLLAGVAVSAGAFAGIGLLTQVATDAQLRSITFWSWGSLGGASWEVVGVAAAPLAVALALLLRDAHSLNLLLLGEREAWHLGVDVERLKRRLILASALGVGAAVSVTGIISFVGLLVPAVLRLALGPDHRRLLGASALLGAALLVAADLLARTAASPAELPVGALTSVLGVPVFIGLLARKGAA, encoded by the coding sequence GTGAGTGCTTCGGGCATCGCGCCCGTCTCGGCGCCGTTCCCCTCGCGGGAGCGGCTCCGGCCGCCGGCGCCTCGCCCGTGGCTGCTCCTGTCGTTGCTGCTGCTGGGCGTGGCGCTGGCCTCGCTCGCCGTGGGCGCGGTGCGGGTGCCGCCCCTGGCGCTGGTGGGCCATGTGCTGGGCCTGCTGGGGCTGAAGCTCGAGGCCGGCCTGGAGCCCGTGCAGGAGTCGGTGCTCCTCGCCATCCGGCTGCCGCGCGTGGTGCTCGGGGTGATGGTGGGCGCGGTGCTGGCCACCTGTGGCGCCGCGCTCCAGGCGCTGTTCCGCAACCCGCTCGTCGAGCCGGGACTGCTCGGCACCTCCAGCGGCGCGGCGCTGGGCGCGGTGACCGCCATCGTCCTGGACGTGGCCCTGAGCTCCCGGCTGGGCTCGCTGCGCCTGCTGGCCGTCCCCGGTGCGGCCTTCGCGGGTGCGCTCGGCGCCACGCTGCTGGCCCAGCGGCTGGGCACGGGCGAAGGGCGCACGGAGACGTCGCGGATGCTCCTCGCGGGCGTGGCAGTGAGCGCGGGTGCGTTCGCGGGCATCGGCCTGCTCACGCAGGTGGCGACGGATGCGCAGCTGCGCTCCATCACCTTCTGGAGCTGGGGCAGCCTGGGCGGCGCGTCCTGGGAGGTGGTGGGCGTGGCCGCCGCGCCGCTCGCCGTGGCGCTCGCGCTGCTCTTGCGTGACGCGCATTCCCTCAACCTGCTGCTGCTGGGCGAGCGCGAGGCGTGGCACCTGGGCGTGGACGTGGAGCGCCTCAAGCGCCGGCTCATCCTCGCGTCGGCGCTGGGCGTGGGCGCGGCGGTGTCCGTCACGGGCATCATCAGCTTCGTCGGGCTGCTGGTGCCGGCGGTGCTGCGGCTCGCGCTCGGGCCGGACCACCGGCGGTTGCTCGGGGCCTCCGCGCTGCTGGGCGCCGCGCTGCTCGTGGCCGCGGACCTGCTGGCGCGCACGGCGGCTTCGCCCGCGGAGCTGCCCGTGGGCGCGCTCACCTCCGTGCTGGGCGTCCCCGTCTTCATCGGGCTCTTGGCGCGCAAGGGGGCTGCATGA
- a CDS encoding heme/hemin ABC transporter substrate-binding protein, giving the protein MRQVAVLLTLLAAVAHAAEPAKAVPVPPSPSPGAAASPQAVAAPRLVTVGPAVTETVFALGAGKQVVGVDDTSLALEVAARSKKVGYQRALSAEAVLASGASVLLASEEAGPPGVLAQLRKAGVDVVVLPNQHTVEATRQRIRTVAQKLGRAERGEALIALLNSHLERAASRVAGLKDRKPPRVLALYARGANVLMVAGTETATHELIRLAGGVNAVSRYTGHKPLTAEAVVQAAPDIVLVPESSAEALKGEAGLARVPGLSQVRGWRLVTVEDVHFMGLGPHLGKAVGRLQDAFQAPARSGQ; this is encoded by the coding sequence ATGAGGCAGGTCGCCGTGCTGCTCACCCTGCTGGCCGCGGTGGCTCACGCGGCGGAGCCCGCGAAGGCCGTTCCGGTCCCTCCCTCGCCGTCGCCCGGGGCCGCGGCCTCGCCGCAAGCCGTCGCTGCTCCCAGATTGGTGACGGTGGGCCCGGCCGTCACCGAGACGGTGTTCGCGCTGGGCGCGGGCAAGCAGGTGGTGGGCGTGGACGACACCAGCCTGGCGCTGGAGGTCGCCGCGCGCTCGAAGAAGGTGGGCTACCAGCGAGCGCTCTCGGCGGAGGCGGTGCTGGCCTCGGGAGCCTCGGTGCTGCTGGCGTCCGAGGAGGCAGGCCCTCCGGGCGTGCTCGCACAGCTCCGGAAGGCGGGCGTGGACGTCGTGGTGCTGCCCAATCAGCACACGGTGGAAGCCACGCGGCAGCGCATCCGGACCGTGGCGCAAAAGCTGGGACGGGCCGAGCGCGGTGAGGCGCTCATCGCCCTGCTGAACAGCCACCTGGAGCGCGCCGCCTCCCGCGTGGCCGGGCTGAAGGACCGGAAGCCGCCGCGCGTCCTGGCGCTGTATGCCCGCGGCGCCAACGTCCTCATGGTCGCCGGCACGGAGACGGCGACCCATGAGCTCATCCGGCTCGCGGGGGGCGTGAATGCCGTGTCCAGGTACACGGGCCACAAGCCGTTGACCGCGGAGGCGGTAGTCCAGGCGGCACCCGACATCGTCCTCGTCCCGGAGAGCTCGGCGGAGGCGCTCAAGGGCGAGGCCGGACTGGCGCGCGTCCCGGGCCTGTCCCAGGTGCGCGGCTGGCGGCTGGTCACCGTGGAGGACGTCCACTTCATGGGCCTGGGCCCGCATCTGGGCAAGGCGGTGGGTCGGCTGCAGGACGCGTTCCAGGCACCGGCGCGGAGCGGGCAGTGA
- a CDS encoding hemin-degrading factor encodes MMSPPSRPGEPPEPTLLRQRWLALRQSQPRTRIRDAADQLGVSEAQLLATGVGENAVRLELRFDVLLPRMESLGRVMSLTRNAHAVHEKRGTWRNVELHGARALVLDEDIDLRLFLSRWCFGFALRESLADGLRRSLQFFDATGTAVHKVFLEDGGGTAAFDALVEELTHAEQSAELPVEAPAPVKAPRPDGDVDVEGLRAGWCGLQDTHDFFTLLQRFDVARTQALRLAGQELTTAVAPESLTWVLERVAGSGQPIMVFVGNPGAIQIHTGPVHTVRPTGPWMNVLDSGFNLHLRADHIHTAWVVRKPTRDGVVTSLELFDAAGENIALLFGKRKPGQPELPEWRALMAELAAALPVREVMP; translated from the coding sequence ATGATGTCGCCTCCGTCCCGTCCGGGTGAGCCTCCCGAGCCCACCCTCCTGCGCCAGCGCTGGCTGGCGCTGCGCCAGTCCCAACCTCGCACCCGCATCCGCGACGCCGCGGACCAGCTGGGTGTCAGCGAGGCCCAGTTGCTCGCCACCGGCGTCGGTGAGAACGCCGTCCGGCTGGAGCTGCGCTTCGACGTGCTCCTGCCCCGGATGGAGTCGCTGGGGCGGGTGATGTCGCTCACCCGCAACGCGCACGCGGTCCACGAGAAGCGCGGCACCTGGCGCAACGTCGAGCTGCACGGCGCGCGCGCCCTGGTGCTGGACGAGGACATCGACCTGCGCCTGTTCCTGTCTCGCTGGTGCTTCGGGTTCGCCCTGCGTGAGAGCCTGGCGGACGGGCTCCGCCGGAGCCTCCAGTTCTTCGACGCGACGGGAACGGCCGTACACAAGGTCTTCCTGGAGGACGGCGGCGGCACGGCCGCGTTCGACGCGCTGGTGGAGGAACTCACCCACGCGGAGCAGTCCGCCGAGCTGCCGGTGGAGGCGCCCGCGCCAGTCAAGGCACCGAGGCCGGACGGTGACGTGGACGTGGAGGGCCTGCGCGCGGGCTGGTGCGGGCTCCAGGACACGCATGACTTCTTCACGCTGCTCCAGCGCTTCGACGTGGCCAGGACGCAGGCGCTGCGGCTGGCGGGGCAGGAGCTGACCACCGCTGTTGCGCCCGAGTCCCTGACGTGGGTGCTGGAGCGGGTGGCTGGCTCGGGCCAGCCCATCATGGTGTTCGTCGGCAACCCCGGGGCCATCCAGATTCACACGGGCCCGGTGCACACGGTGCGCCCGACGGGGCCGTGGATGAACGTGTTGGACTCCGGCTTCAACCTGCACCTGCGCGCGGACCACATCCACACCGCGTGGGTCGTCCGCAAGCCCACGCGGGATGGCGTGGTGACCTCGCTGGAGCTGTTCGATGCGGCAGGGGAGAACATCGCGCTCCTCTTCGGCAAGCGGAAGCCGGGGCAGCCCGAGCTGCCGGAGTGGCGGGCGCTGATGGCGGAGCTGGCAGCGGCGCTGCCCGTGCGGGAGGTGATGCCATGA
- a CDS encoding HmuY family protein, with translation MSPFAFRPSSLGRVAATLLLAGWLSACGDDLEPEPGPQEPVDETPNEPDSTRPENGTHVRHVDNGDGSFTTTVDATSKTEWIGLDLDAGRQVSAATDAVWDLSFQRFGIRSRGGVNGTGGVEVAVLGDKTFAQVSQAPATGYTTDAADGADMGEDPDTVFQAGEGWYAYDPATHKLSPRARVYVVRTDSRAYFKVEMLAYYDDAGTPAMLKLRWAKVQGPVSGGSLDASVSSSR, from the coding sequence ATGTCCCCCTTCGCCTTCCGTCCTTCGTCCCTCGGCCGTGTCGCCGCCACGCTGCTGCTCGCGGGCTGGCTGTCCGCGTGCGGTGACGACCTGGAGCCCGAGCCCGGGCCGCAGGAGCCTGTCGACGAGACGCCGAACGAGCCGGACTCCACGCGTCCGGAGAACGGCACCCACGTGCGGCACGTGGACAATGGGGATGGCTCCTTCACCACCACCGTGGATGCGACGAGCAAGACGGAGTGGATTGGCCTGGACCTGGACGCGGGCCGCCAGGTGAGCGCGGCGACGGATGCCGTCTGGGACCTCTCCTTCCAGCGCTTCGGCATCCGCTCGCGCGGCGGCGTGAATGGCACCGGGGGCGTGGAGGTGGCGGTGCTCGGCGACAAGACGTTCGCGCAGGTGAGCCAGGCGCCCGCGACGGGCTACACCACTGATGCGGCGGACGGCGCCGACATGGGCGAGGACCCGGACACCGTCTTCCAGGCCGGCGAGGGCTGGTACGCGTATGACCCGGCGACGCACAAGCTCAGCCCGAGGGCGCGCGTCTACGTGGTCCGCACGGACTCGCGCGCGTACTTCAAGGTGGAGATGCTGGCGTACTACGACGACGCGGGCACGCCGGCCATGCTCAAGCTGCGCTGGGCGAAGGTGCAGGGGCCCGTCTCGGGCGGAAGCCTCGACGCGTCGGTCTCCAGCTCCCGCTGA